A genomic window from Silene latifolia isolate original U9 population chromosome Y, ASM4854445v1, whole genome shotgun sequence includes:
- the LOC141634164 gene encoding uncharacterized protein LOC141634164, with protein MGSEWEMVNDEGFVYQRKKRSRIIGGGKTADPTAAEEEVAAAAAAVVELKERKKKRRRIALVKLKDKCKHEIGVWQHLDNTLISMQQQHQHLNQPSNINQQHHSILGFPSQSSFFLSHLFSQVEAQEAIIRDFSQLCEVAESLCSVHEEKAKQQFIDLPIWRSPRELMTSLCED; from the exons ATGGGGTCAGAATGGGAAATGGTTAACGACGAGGGTTTCGTATACCAGCGGAAAAAGAGGAGTAGAATAATCGGTGGTGGAAAAACAGCAGATCCAACGGCGGCGGAGGAGGAGGTGgcggcagcagcagcagcagtagttgaattgaaggagagaaagaagaagagaagacGCATAGCACTTGTTAAACTCAAAGACAAATGCAAACATGAAATTGGTGTATGGCAACATTTGGACAACACCTTAATCTCTatgcaacaacaacatcaacatctCAATCAACCTTCCAATATCAACCAACAACACCATTCCATTCTAGGGTTTCCTTCCCAATCTTCCTTCTTCCTCTCTCACCTTTTCTCCCAG GTAGAAGCACAAGAAGCAATAATCCGTGACTTCTCACAGCTTTGCGAGGTAGCAGAATCCTTGTGTAGTGTCCATGAGGAGAAGGCTAAGCAACAATTTATTGATCTCCCAATCTGGAGATCACCTCGAGAACTTATGACATCTCTTTGTGAGGATTGA